GAGTGCGCAAACTGAACTGTTTGGTGGACTCCTGGTAGGATTTGCAGGTGGAGCACTTGATTTTGGCCGCCGATCCGAGGTGCTCGGCGCGAGTATACCGCTCCAGGCAGTCGATTAGTGTTTTGGGAGTCACTCCACCGTGCGTTGTCGTCTCCCCGAGATCCAGAGAAATGTCCCAGAAGGGATCGTAGGTGGTCGACACTCCGTTGCAGGCCTGGCACACCACGTCGCTCTGCAGCATGCCGGTGAAGATCTGATCGATGATGCAATTGCACTGCCCATAGCAATGCGAGCTGCTCGAGCTGCTGGAGTTAGTCCCGCTTCCCGAGCCCGAGCTGTTGCTCTTGCTCTCGTGCTCCGCCTTTGCCTTCACACAATGCCGATGCAGCACATCCAGGGTGGCGATGAAGAACTCGTGTGCATCCTGCTGCTCGTAGCCCGCCAGGTGCTTGGCATGGTTCCAGATTAAATGCAGTAGCCGGTGCAGCGACAGCGGCGAACGGGAGCCCGAATAGAACTCCTACAATGGAGGGAACGTTAATTAAAtgcatatttttatatcaaaaaataagcaaaagcCATTTGTCTTAGGAAAGCTTAAGTTAAATGCAATAATACAgctcattttaaaaaattaaaataataacgtATCAAAATATGTTCTTTAaaccaaataataaaaatgaatatccACCATTCACCATACtaagaattttcaaaatgttctTTTAAATAACACATTTCATTACTTAggtatctttaaaaaattctaaaacaaCTCTCCGTGATCAATCAAAACAGAAGTGACTATTTTACTAATAAGATCTTCCTAGTTTTCCTTTTagtaacaataaatattatctGACTGTCTAAAACTTACACCATCTCAACATTGTTTATGGTCAAATAAACTTCTAGAACccataaaacaatattttttctgaGCCATAAAAAATTTGCTTAGCTAAACATGATTTATAATTAAGTAGGCTTCACCTGGAAGAGACGCGACACTTCGCAGACGAGACATTTGTGGGAGGACTTGCTTCCACAATCGTGGCGATCTGACATGAAGTAGTCGCTTAGCAGGGGAGTGTGGACCAGCGCCTGTATTAGAGTGAATTAGTTCGGTGAGTGCGCCAGATTCTTCGACCTAACCCACCTGCACAATGCAGTTCATAAAGCAGGTGGCGCCCAGATTGAGCAGTCCTCTGAGTCCGATGGTTTGGTTGGGCCTCACCAGCCGCCTCCTCGCGTTGGCCAGCATCAGATTGGTCTCCTTGGCCGTCGGAATCCACGGCAGCCAGCCGATGCTCTTCTGCAGATCCTTGGCCTCCAGCTTGCGGTTGATCAGCGCGTACTCCCTGCTCCTCGCGTCGTAGATGAAGTCCCTGCAGGCGTAGCAATAGAGCGTTCCGTGGGACAGCTCCAGGGCCACATTGTGCTTCTTCGATCGCAGGTGGCTCGTGATGTGGGCTCCTCGGCACCCGAAGTAGATGCAGTGGAGGCATGCGTACAACTGAATGCCGTAGCTGCCGCACTCGAAGCAGTTGCAGTGAATCGCCTGTGGGTGATGAAGAAGGGCGTTACAAAGGGTACTTTGGGATAATCAAGGTCTAGAGCTTTCTGAAATTCTACGAAACCTCTGCTTTAAGGAGGAGAAGTcatataaacttttttaaatgtaaatataagcATAATCaaattccaattttaatatacttaaaatggaatttaaatataacccTATTTACAtctattattaatatatttaaaattgaattcaaataggaccatattaaattttaagaggAGCATGTTTAAAATGGAATTTgaatataactatttttaaatttattgtgaacatatttttaactgattttaaatatgaccatatttgatatttacatatttaaaatggaATTCAAATATGAAACAACACATTACATATTAAtgtgataatatttaatatgtattttaaatatgaaatacacaatttaaatataaacatatttaaaatttagtttacttattttaaataaaataggtcCTTAAATCGGACCTAAATATGTTTAGGTTTTGTTCTTTCAGATTCAAAAAATTCAAACTTGTGATACACTAGAAGTCTAAAATATTGAAACAGTGTCGAGAAGCATTTCCGTTTAAATTAGTTAtacaaattctaaaatatttatttatattaaaccAAATGATGTTTTTCTAGATGCTTTACATGATTCGAATACTTGAACCTTTACTAATGGAAAAATCTGGcttttgtaaattataatttaattttgaaggccattttattttatagcaCTGGTAGTTTAGctatatcatttttttgtaaaatgcaCATAGCACTGTTCCCCGGGATGTGCTCTGTGTGAACACCCTGCGAGGCCGTGTGTCAGTGACCTCTCCCGTGACTGATTCACTGTTATGCAAATAACGGCTCATCTCCGATTGCGACCGGCCCCTCGCACTCCCCCACCCACGCAGCACAcggctctctcgctctccacgGCATTCCTTTCCCACTCACCTTCCGCTCGCGCGCATCGCGGTTGACGCAGGCAGCGAAGTAGGCGTCGATGACCCGGAATGTGTCGTAGCTGTGCTCCTTCACGTAGCTCTGATAGTGCCGACAGCCCGTCTCGGACATGACGGCGCTGCTGGCGCTGGCGCTGGCGTCGCTGCCGACGGCGGCGTCGCCCTCAAGTTCAATAGCAAGTTTTTGCACGGTACGCAGGCAGTCGGAGAGGCGCAGACGTTCGGCGGCATTGGCGTCCGGGGGGTGGGGGGTGTCGCCGCGGCCCTTGCGCTCTCTGTTGCTCCTAACGGTCTTGATTAGATCAGCGGTGATAAAGCGACCGGCGTTCggcgctgccgccgctgctgtttCGTTCTCGGCCGTTCCCCGGCCCGCTTCcgcacccaccgcccaccgttCCGTGCCTCTGCCGCTgctctggctgctgctgctggcgccgctgctgctgagaACGCTGGAGTTGCTGTCAACACTATTCTCTTTTGTTTTCGCCCTTTTCGCCGACGCCTGCAGCGGCGCGAATGCTTTGTCACAGTTGCGTTGTTTTCGTCGAATCTTGGCCACTTTTGCGGTTCCTCGCCCGGCGGGTTAATACTGCAGTCGGCGAATTTTCGAGTTTCTGTGATTTTTCGCTTGCTTTTCTGTTTCTTGTTTCTGTTTCGcactgcacacacacacacgctgcCAGCCGACGCGTCTGTGTTGGTGGCACAGCTGGCGTGACTGGGCCTATCGATGTGTGAACTATCGATCAGGAATACCGTTTCTGGGGCCAACCCTCTGGCAACCCCGTTCGACAACCGCCCGTTAGCCAGCACTGCCGCATTTGAAAATACTGCCAATCGCAGCAGGCGCGCTTGTGCCGcatttaatttagaaaattagGCGAAATTAGGCGAGTTTGCGACTGGACCAAGATGTACAACGACGAGGTGCGCACGCCGCAGGCCCTCAAGAACCGGTACTTTACCAACCTGAGCGGCCTGAAGTGCCGGGCGCGCCGCAACAGCCACACAAGCAGCAGCACCTCGGCGGCGTCGTCGGCAACGCCAACGAATGGCGGcaaggaaaatggaaaatgcagCCCCCAAATGTCGGGAAATGTGTGCACCCCGCCCCCGAAGCGGCTGCACAAGGTGCGCAATCCCTTCGAGGGCGCCATGGCCGATCGTCTGCACCTGCCGCTGATTGCCAGGTGAGTTTTCCTCTCCGCGGGGTAGAGTAACTCCGGGAAAAGCCCGCTGATCACTGGTTTTCCCTTGCAGTCCCTCGCTTTTCCGCTCGAGGACACCGCAACTTTCGTCCACCCAGTTCGAGTGGAACATTGACGAGGTCTCCCAGCTGAAACCGGCCGACGTGGAGCCCCACGAGACGCAGTTCCACGACTCCCCCGATCCCGAGCTGGAGTCCAAGGCCCAGCTGGCCATCAGTGCCTTTTTCAAGGAGTCGCACATCGTGCCCAGTCCCGTGGACTGTCCGCTGCGGAAACAGCGCATCATACTCAACCACAGCGAGGATAACACCCCCATATCGAATAAGTCGCGGCGGAGGCGGGACTGCGAGGTGCAAACGGAACTCACCCTGCCGCCCGTACTGCCGAAGGCTCTGGAGGAGGCACTGCGTCCGTACTTCCAGCCCCATTTGGCCGGCA
This window of the Drosophila biarmipes strain raj3 chromosome 3L, RU_DBia_V1.1, whole genome shotgun sequence genome carries:
- the LOC108028576 gene encoding ubiquitin carboxyl-terminal hydrolase nonstop — encoded protein: MSETGCRHYQSYVKEHSYDTFRVIDAYFAACVNRDARERKAIHCNCFECGSYGIQLYACLHCIYFGCRGAHITSHLRSKKHNVALELSHGTLYCYACRDFIYDARSREYALINRKLEAKDLQKSIGWLPWIPTAKETNLMLANARRRLVRPNQTIGLRGLLNLGATCFMNCIVQALVHTPLLSDYFMSDRHDCGSKSSHKCLVCEVSRLFQEFYSGSRSPLSLHRLLHLIWNHAKHLAGYEQQDAHEFFIATLDVLHRHCVKAKAEHESKSNSSGSGSGTNSSSSSSSHCYGQCNCIIDQIFTGMLQSDVVCQACNGVSTTYDPFWDISLDLGETTTHGGVTPKTLIDCLERYTRAEHLGSAAKIKCSTCKSYQESTKQFSLRTLPSVVSFHLKRFEHSALIDRKISSFIQFPVEFDMTPFMSEKKNAYGDFRFSLYAVVNHVGTIDTGHYTAYVRHQKDTWVKCDDHVITMASLKQVLDSEGYLLFYHKNVLEYE